In Salmonella enterica subsp. enterica serovar Typhimurium str. LT2, a single window of DNA contains:
- a CDS encoding putative inner membrane protein (similar to E. coli putative cytochrome (AAC74141.1); Blastp hit to AAC74141.1 (188 aa), 77% identity in aa 1 - 187): MQFKNTPQRYGVVSAALHWLTALVVYGMFALGLWMVTLSYYDGWYHQAPEIHKSIGILLMMALIVRIIWRLYSPPPVALTSYSRLTRIGAAAGHLLLYLLLFAIIISGYLISTADGKPISVFGWFEIPATLTDAGAQADIAGTLHLWFAWSLVIISLSHGVMALKHHFIDKDDTLKRMTGMSSSDYGAQK, encoded by the coding sequence ATGCAATTTAAAAATACTCCACAGCGTTATGGCGTGGTTTCCGCCGCGCTCCACTGGCTGACCGCCCTGGTGGTCTATGGCATGTTTGCGTTGGGCTTATGGATGGTCACGCTCAGTTATTACGACGGCTGGTATCACCAGGCGCCGGAAATACATAAAAGTATTGGCATATTACTGATGATGGCGCTGATCGTGCGTATTATCTGGCGGCTTTATTCGCCGCCGCCCGTTGCGTTGACCAGCTATTCCCGTTTAACGCGCATTGGCGCCGCCGCAGGTCATCTCCTCCTTTATCTCCTGCTCTTTGCGATAATCATTAGCGGCTACCTGATTTCCACCGCCGACGGTAAACCGATTAGCGTCTTTGGCTGGTTTGAGATTCCGGCCACGCTTACGGACGCGGGCGCGCAGGCTGACATCGCCGGAACACTGCATCTGTGGTTTGCCTGGTCGCTGGTCATTATCTCGCTCTCGCATGGGGTTATGGCGCTAAAACACCATTTCATCGATAAAGACGACACTCTGAAACGTATGACAGGAATGTCGTCATCTGACTATGGAGCTCAAAAATGA
- the solA gene encoding putative sarcosine oxidase (similar to E. coli sarcosine oxidase-like protein (AAC74143.1); Blastp hit to AAC74143.1 (372 aa), 84% identity in aa 1 - 371) produces MKYDLIIIGSGSVGAAAGYYATRAGLKVLMTDAHMPPHQQGSHHGDTRLIRHAYGEGEKYVPLVLRAQTLWDELSTHNEEPIFVRSGVVNLGPADSAFLANVARSAQQWQLNVERLDATALMTRWPEIRVPDNYIGLFEADSGFLRSELAITTWLRLAREAGCAQLFNSPVSHIHHDDNGVTIETSEGCYHASKALISAGTWVKALVPELPVQPVRKVFAWFKADGRYSTKNRFPAFTGEMPNGDQYYGFPAENDELKIGKHNGGQLIQAPEERKPFAAVASDGAEAFPFLRNVLPGIGGCLHGAACTYDNSPDEDFIIDTLPGHENTLVITGLSGHGFKFAPVLGEIAADFALGKTPSFDLTPFRLSRFSQ; encoded by the coding sequence ATGAAATACGACCTTATTATTATCGGCAGCGGTTCGGTTGGCGCCGCCGCTGGTTATTACGCCACCCGCGCCGGGCTAAAGGTCCTGATGACCGATGCGCATATGCCGCCTCATCAACAGGGCAGCCACCACGGCGATACCCGTCTTATCCGCCACGCTTATGGTGAAGGCGAAAAATATGTCCCGCTGGTGCTTCGCGCCCAGACGCTTTGGGATGAACTCTCCACACACAATGAAGAGCCTATTTTTGTCCGCTCCGGCGTCGTCAACCTCGGCCCGGCCGATTCCGCTTTCTTAGCCAACGTCGCACGAAGCGCGCAACAGTGGCAATTGAACGTCGAGCGCCTGGACGCGACGGCCCTCATGACGCGCTGGCCGGAAATTCGCGTGCCCGATAATTATATCGGGCTGTTTGAAGCTGACTCCGGTTTCCTGCGCAGCGAATTAGCCATTACCACATGGCTTCGTCTGGCCCGAGAGGCAGGCTGCGCACAGCTATTTAACAGCCCGGTAAGCCATATTCACCATGATGATAACGGTGTGACGATAGAGACGAGTGAAGGCTGCTACCACGCCAGCAAGGCGCTGATTAGCGCGGGCACCTGGGTCAAAGCGCTGGTACCGGAGCTGCCCGTTCAGCCCGTACGTAAAGTTTTTGCCTGGTTTAAGGCGGATGGGCGTTACAGCACTAAAAACCGCTTTCCGGCCTTTACCGGCGAAATGCCCAACGGCGATCAATATTACGGCTTCCCGGCGGAGAACGACGAGTTAAAAATCGGCAAACACAATGGCGGACAGCTAATACAAGCTCCGGAAGAGCGCAAGCCCTTTGCCGCCGTTGCCAGCGATGGCGCGGAAGCATTTCCTTTCCTGCGTAACGTACTGCCGGGTATCGGCGGTTGTTTACATGGGGCGGCATGTACCTATGATAATTCGCCGGACGAGGATTTTATTATCGATACGCTGCCTGGCCATGAGAACACGCTTGTCATCACTGGACTCAGCGGACATGGTTTTAAATTCGCCCCGGTGTTAGGAGAAATCGCTGCGGATTTTGCGTTGGGAAAAACGCCCTCCTTTGATCTGACGCCGTTCCGGCTTTCCCGTTTTAGCCAATAA
- the yceI gene encoding putative secreted protein (similar to E. coli orf, hypothetical protein (AAC74140.1); Blastp hit to AAC74140.1 (191 aa), 91% identity in aa 1 - 191), translating into MKKNLLGFTLASLLFTTGSAVAAEYKIDKEGQHAFVNFRIQHLGYSWLYGTFKDFDGTFTFDEKNPSADKVNVTINTNSVDTNHAERDKHLRSAEFLNVAKFPQATFTSTSVKKEGDELDITGNLTLNGVTKPVTLEAKLMGQGDDPWGGKRAGFEAEGKIKLKDFNITTDLGPASQEVELIISVEGVQQK; encoded by the coding sequence ATGAAAAAAAACCTGCTGGGATTCACCCTCGCATCCTTGTTATTCACGACCGGTTCCGCCGTGGCGGCGGAGTATAAAATTGATAAAGAAGGCCAACATGCGTTCGTCAATTTCCGCATTCAGCATCTGGGCTACAGCTGGCTATACGGCACCTTTAAAGATTTCGACGGCACGTTCACTTTTGACGAAAAAAATCCGTCGGCAGACAAAGTGAACGTGACCATTAACACCAATAGCGTCGACACTAACCATGCCGAACGTGACAAACACCTGCGTAGCGCGGAATTTCTTAATGTTGCGAAATTCCCGCAGGCAACCTTCACCTCTACCAGCGTGAAAAAAGAGGGCGATGAACTGGATATTACCGGCAATCTGACGCTCAATGGCGTGACTAAACCGGTGACGCTGGAAGCGAAGCTGATGGGCCAGGGCGACGATCCGTGGGGCGGTAAGCGCGCGGGCTTTGAGGCCGAAGGAAAAATTAAGCTGAAGGATTTCAATATAACTACCGATCTCGGCCCGGCCTCACAAGAGGTTGAGCTTATCATCTCAGTAGAAGGCGTTCAGCAGAAGTAA
- the yceB gene encoding putative outer membrane lipoprotein (hypothetical protein in pyrC 3'region. (SW:YCEB_SALTY)), producing the protein MKKFFFAAALVVSGLLVGCNQLTQYTISEQEINQALEKRNNFSKDIGLPGIADAHIVLTNLVSQIGREEPNKVTLTGDARLDMNSLFGSQKATMKLKLKALPVFDKEKGAIYLQEMEVVDATVTPEKMQSVLQTLLPYLNQSLRSYFNQRPAYVLREDSSKGEALAKKLAKGIEVKPGEIVIPFTN; encoded by the coding sequence ATGAAAAAGTTTTTTTTTGCCGCTGCGCTGGTAGTTAGCGGCCTGTTAGTGGGTTGTAATCAACTTACGCAATACACCATTAGCGAACAAGAAATCAATCAAGCGCTTGAAAAACGGAATAATTTCTCAAAAGATATTGGTCTGCCCGGCATTGCCGACGCGCATATCGTATTGACTAACCTTGTCAGCCAGATTGGTCGGGAAGAACCTAATAAAGTCACCCTTACTGGCGATGCCAGGCTGGATATGAATTCCCTGTTTGGCAGTCAAAAAGCGACGATGAAACTCAAGCTAAAAGCCCTGCCGGTCTTTGATAAAGAAAAAGGCGCCATCTATCTTCAGGAGATGGAAGTAGTAGACGCCACCGTGACGCCGGAGAAAATGCAATCGGTGCTACAAACGCTCCTGCCTTATTTAAATCAGTCTTTACGTAGCTACTTTAACCAGCGGCCCGCTTACGTGTTGCGTGAGGACAGCAGTAAAGGCGAAGCGTTAGCAAAGAAACTCGCGAAAGGCATTGAAGTTAAACCTGGTGAAATCGTTATTCCTTTCACCAATTGA
- the yceA gene encoding putative enzyme related to sulfur transferases (similar to E. coli orf, hypothetical protein (AAC74139.1); Blastp hit to AAC74139.1 (350 aa), 88% identity in aa 1 - 350), which produces MPVLHNRISNDELKAKMLAESEPRTTISFYKYFTIASPQQTRDALYQVFTALDVFGRVYLAHEGINAQISVPQSKLETFRQQLYTFDPALDGVRLNIALEDDGKSFWVLRMKVRDRIVADGIDDPTFDASNVGDYLKAADVNAMLDDPDAVFIDMRNHYEYEVGHFENALEIPADTFREQLPKAVEMLREHADKKIVMYCTGGIRCEKASAWMKHNGFNKVWHIEGGIIEYARRARAQGLPVRFIGKNFVFDERMGERISDEVIAHCHQCGASCDSHTNCKNDGCHLLFIQCPQCASKFNGCCSEQCCEELALPEEEQRRRRAGRENGNKIFNKSRGRLNSKLSIPDPAE; this is translated from the coding sequence ATGCCAGTGTTACACAACCGCATCTCTAATGACGAGCTGAAAGCCAAAATGCTGGCGGAAAGCGAGCCGCGTACGACAATTTCTTTTTATAAATATTTCACTATCGCCTCTCCGCAACAGACGCGGGACGCGTTGTATCAGGTGTTTACGGCGTTGGACGTTTTTGGTCGCGTTTACCTGGCGCATGAAGGCATCAATGCGCAAATCAGCGTGCCGCAAAGCAAGCTCGAGACGTTTCGTCAACAGCTTTATACGTTCGACCCCGCGCTGGACGGGGTGCGTTTAAATATCGCGCTGGAGGATGACGGAAAGTCATTTTGGGTGCTGCGTATGAAAGTTCGCGACCGTATCGTTGCTGACGGTATTGACGATCCGACTTTTGACGCCAGTAATGTCGGCGATTATCTGAAGGCGGCAGATGTGAATGCGATGCTGGACGATCCTGACGCGGTCTTTATTGATATGCGCAACCACTATGAGTATGAAGTCGGCCATTTCGAAAATGCTCTGGAAATCCCGGCGGATACGTTTCGTGAACAGTTGCCAAAAGCGGTTGAAATGCTGCGGGAACATGCAGATAAAAAGATAGTGATGTACTGTACCGGCGGTATTCGTTGTGAGAAAGCCAGCGCCTGGATGAAACACAACGGTTTCAATAAAGTCTGGCATATTGAGGGTGGCATCATTGAGTACGCCCGTCGCGCGCGCGCGCAGGGGCTTCCCGTTCGCTTTATCGGCAAAAACTTTGTATTTGATGAGCGAATGGGCGAACGAATCTCGGATGAGGTTATCGCGCATTGCCATCAGTGCGGCGCGTCCTGCGATAGCCATACCAACTGCAAAAATGACGGTTGCCATCTGCTGTTTATCCAGTGTCCGCAGTGCGCCAGTAAATTTAACGGCTGCTGTAGTGAACAATGCTGTGAAGAGTTGGCCTTGCCGGAGGAAGAACAGCGCCGACGTCGCGCGGGTCGCGAGAACGGCAACAAAATTTTTAATAAATCGCGTGGTCGGCTTAATAGCAAACTGAGCATTCCCGATCCGGCTGAGTAA
- the grxB gene encoding glutaredoxin 2 (similar to E. coli glutaredoxin 2 (AAC74148.1); Blastp hit to AAC74148.1 (215 aa), 85% identity in aa 1 - 215) translates to MKLYIYDHCPFCVKARMIFGLKNIPVELNVLQNDDEATPTRMIGQKMVPILQKDDSRYLPESMDIVHYVDNLDGKPLLTGKRNPAIEEWLRKVNGYVNQLLLPRFAKSAFDEFSTPAARQYFIRKKEASSGSFDNHLAHSAGLIKKIGDDLRLLDKLIVQPNAVNGELSEDDIHLFPLLRNLTLVAGIHWPTKVADYRDNMAKQTQINLLSSMAI, encoded by the coding sequence GTGAAGCTTTATATTTACGATCATTGCCCTTTCTGCGTTAAAGCCCGCATGATTTTCGGCCTGAAGAACATCCCCGTTGAACTTAACGTGTTACAAAATGACGACGAGGCGACGCCCACCCGGATGATTGGTCAAAAGATGGTGCCCATCCTGCAAAAAGATGATAGTCGCTACCTTCCTGAAAGTATGGATATTGTACATTATGTCGACAACCTCGACGGCAAACCGCTGTTAACCGGGAAACGCAATCCAGCCATTGAAGAGTGGTTGCGCAAAGTTAACGGTTACGTTAATCAGCTACTGCTGCCGCGATTTGCAAAATCCGCTTTCGATGAATTTTCTACCCCTGCGGCGCGTCAGTATTTTATCCGCAAAAAAGAAGCCTCATCTGGCAGTTTTGACAACCATCTTGCGCACTCTGCAGGACTGATTAAAAAGATCGGCGATGATTTACGTTTGCTGGATAAACTCATCGTACAGCCTAACGCCGTTAACGGCGAATTATCGGAAGATGATATTCATCTGTTTCCGCTTCTGCGTAATCTGACGCTGGTCGCCGGTATCCACTGGCCGACAAAAGTCGCGGACTATCGCGATAATATGGCAAAGCAGACGCAAATTAATTTACTCTCCTCAATGGCTATCTAA
- the yceO gene encoding putative inner membrane protein (similar to E. coli orf, hypothetical protein (AAC74142.1); Blastp hit to AAC74142.1 (46 aa), 64% identity in aa 10 - 46) → MRRLFHFLMNNIREHFMLYVILWSLLAVMDIVYLLFF, encoded by the coding sequence ATGCGTCGTCTCTTTCATTTTCTGATGAATAATATTCGCGAACATTTCATGCTTTACGTTATTCTTTGGTCGCTGCTGGCGGTGATGGATATTGTTTATCTCCTTTTCTTCTGA
- the msyB gene encoding acidic protein suppresses mutants lacking function of protein export (similar to E. coli acidic protein suppresses mutants lacking function of protein export (AAC74135.1); Blastp hit to AAC74135.1 (125 aa), 92% identity in aa 2 - 125) has product MTMYATLEEAIDAAREEFLADHPGLEQDEANVQQFNVQKYVLQDGDIMWQVEFFADEGEDGECLPMLSGEAAQSVFDGDYDEIEIRQEWQEENTLHEWDEGEFQLEPPLDTEEGRTAADEWDER; this is encoded by the coding sequence ATGACCATGTATGCCACGCTGGAAGAAGCTATCGATGCAGCCCGGGAAGAATTTCTGGCTGACCATCCAGGCCTCGAACAAGACGAAGCGAATGTGCAGCAGTTCAACGTTCAGAAATATGTACTGCAGGATGGGGACATCATGTGGCAGGTCGAATTTTTCGCCGATGAAGGTGAAGATGGCGAATGTCTGCCGATGCTGAGTGGTGAAGCCGCGCAGAGCGTGTTTGACGGCGATTATGATGAGATAGAGATCCGCCAGGAGTGGCAGGAAGAGAATACTTTGCATGAATGGGATGAAGGGGAATTCCAGCTTGAACCCCCGCTTGATACCGAGGAAGGCCGTACTGCGGCAGACGAATGGGATGAGCGTTAA
- the yceE gene encoding putative MFS family transport protein (similar to E. coli putative transport protein (AAC74137.1); Blastp hit to AAC74137.1 (408 aa), 27% identity in aa 1 - 404) — MSPSDVPINWKRNLTVTWLGCFLTGAAFSLVMPFLPLYVEQLGVTGHSALNMWSGLVFSITFLFSAIASPFWGGLADRKGRKIMLLRSALGMAIVMLLMGMAQNIWQFLILRALLGLLGGFIPNANALIATQVPRHKSGWALGTLSTGGVSGALLGPLAGGLLADHYGLRPVFFITASVLFICFLLTFFFIRENFLPVSKKEMLHVREVVASLKNPRLVLSLFVTTLIIQVATGSIAPILTLYVRELAGDVSNIAFISGMIASVPGVAALLSAPRLGKLGDRIGPEKILIVALIISVLLLIPMSFVQTPWQLALLRFLLGAADGALLPAVQTLLVYNSTNQIAGRIFSYNQSFRDIGNVTGPLMGAAISASYGFRAVFCVTAGVVLFNAIYSWNSLRRRRLAIE, encoded by the coding sequence ATGTCACCCTCTGATGTCCCCATAAACTGGAAACGCAATCTAACCGTTACCTGGCTGGGCTGTTTTTTAACCGGCGCGGCATTCAGCCTGGTCATGCCTTTTCTCCCTCTCTACGTTGAGCAACTCGGCGTAACAGGCCATAGCGCGCTCAACATGTGGTCCGGGCTGGTCTTTAGTATTACGTTCCTCTTTTCAGCTATCGCGTCCCCTTTTTGGGGCGGTCTGGCGGATCGTAAAGGGCGTAAGATCATGCTGTTGCGTTCCGCTCTCGGCATGGCCATTGTGATGCTGTTAATGGGCATGGCGCAAAATATCTGGCAATTTCTGATCCTCCGCGCGTTATTAGGCCTGCTGGGCGGATTTATTCCCAACGCCAATGCGCTCATCGCCACTCAGGTGCCGCGCCACAAAAGCGGCTGGGCGTTAGGGACGCTCTCTACTGGCGGCGTCAGCGGCGCTCTGCTTGGCCCACTTGCGGGCGGTCTGCTCGCCGACCATTACGGCCTTCGTCCGGTCTTTTTTATTACCGCCAGCGTTTTGTTTATCTGTTTTCTGCTCACCTTCTTTTTCATTCGCGAGAATTTCCTGCCGGTGAGCAAAAAAGAGATGCTTCACGTTCGGGAAGTGGTCGCCTCGTTAAAAAATCCCCGCCTGGTATTAAGCCTGTTTGTCACCACGCTGATTATTCAGGTGGCGACGGGGTCTATTGCGCCCATCCTGACGCTCTATGTGCGCGAACTGGCGGGAGATGTCAGTAATATTGCGTTCATTAGCGGGATGATAGCGTCCGTTCCCGGCGTGGCGGCATTACTTAGCGCCCCCCGGCTCGGCAAGCTTGGCGACAGAATTGGCCCGGAAAAGATTCTTATCGTCGCGCTGATTATTTCCGTACTGCTGCTGATTCCAATGTCTTTTGTGCAAACGCCGTGGCAGCTCGCGCTATTGCGGTTTCTGCTTGGCGCGGCGGATGGCGCGCTGCTGCCAGCCGTTCAAACTCTGCTGGTTTACAACTCTACCAACCAGATAGCCGGGCGCATATTCAGTTACAACCAATCTTTCCGCGATATCGGCAACGTCACCGGCCCTCTCATGGGCGCCGCAATTTCCGCGAGCTATGGCTTCCGCGCCGTATTCTGCGTCACGGCAGGCGTGGTGTTGTTCAATGCTATCTATTCATGGAACAGCTTACGACGGCGCAGACTGGCAATAGAATAA
- the yceK gene encoding putative outer membrane lipoprotein (similar to E. coli orf, hypothetical protein (AAC74134.1); Blastp hit to AAC74134.1 (75 aa), 86% identity in aa 1 - 75) → MRIFAVSIMVITLSGCGSIISRTIPGQGHGNQYYPGVQWDMRDSAWRYITILDLPFSLIFDTLLLPLDIHHGPYE, encoded by the coding sequence GTGCGTATATTCGCGGTGAGCATAATGGTGATTACCCTGAGCGGCTGCGGCAGTATTATCAGCAGAACGATCCCCGGACAAGGACACGGCAACCAGTATTACCCTGGCGTGCAGTGGGATATGCGTGATTCCGCATGGCGCTATATCACTATCCTCGATCTGCCCTTCTCACTGATCTTCGATACACTGCTACTGCCGCTCGATATTCACCACGGGCCTTATGAGTAA
- the yceP gene encoding putative cytoplasmic protein (similar to E. coli orf, hypothetical protein (AAC74144.1); Blastp hit to AAC74144.1 (84 aa), 94% identity in aa 1 - 84) yields the protein MEKNNEVIQTHPLVGWDISTVDSYDALMLRLHYQTPNRPEPEGTEVGQTLWLTTDVARQFISILEAGIAKIESGDYQENEYRRH from the coding sequence ATGGAAAAGAATAATGAAGTCATTCAGACCCATCCGCTTGTAGGATGGGACATCAGCACCGTCGATAGCTATGATGCGCTGATGCTGCGTTTACACTACCAGACCCCAAATCGTCCGGAACCGGAAGGGACTGAAGTTGGTCAAACGCTCTGGTTAACAACAGATGTAGCCAGGCAATTTATTTCAATATTAGAAGCCGGCATCGCCAAAATAGAATCAGGCGATTACCAGGAAAACGAGTATCGTCGCCATTAG
- the pyrC gene encoding dihydro-orotase (dihydroorotase. (SW:PYRC_SALTY)) produces MTAPSQVLKIRRPDDWHVHLRDGDMLKTVVPYTSEIYGRAIVMPNLASPITTVDAAIAYRQRILDAVPAGHDFTPLMTCYLTDSLDADELERGFHEGVFTAAKLYPANATTNSSHGVTSVDAIMPVLERMEKLGIPLLVHGEVTHADVDIFDREARFIDTVMEPLRQRLTALKVVFEHITTKDAAQYVRDGNDYLAATITPQHLMFNRNDMLVGGIRPHLYCLPILKRNIHQQALRELVASGFTRAFLGTDSAPHSRHRKETSCGCAGCFNAPSALGSYAAVFEEMNALAHFEAFCSLNGPQFYGLPMNTGWVELVRDEQQIPGNIALADDSLVPFLAGETVRWSVKK; encoded by the coding sequence ATGACTGCACCATCCCAGGTTTTAAAGATCCGCCGCCCGGACGACTGGCACGTTCACCTTCGCGATGGCGACATGTTAAAAACGGTCGTACCCTATACCAGCGAAATTTATGGTCGCGCTATCGTGATGCCGAACCTGGCGTCCCCCATCACGACCGTTGATGCAGCGATCGCCTACCGCCAGCGTATTCTCGATGCGGTGCCCGCCGGGCATGATTTCACGCCGTTAATGACCTGCTATTTAACGGATTCGCTCGATGCCGATGAACTGGAGCGTGGTTTCCATGAAGGCGTATTTACTGCGGCTAAGCTTTACCCGGCCAATGCCACCACTAACTCCAGTCATGGCGTAACGTCAGTCGACGCTATCATGCCGGTACTGGAGCGGATGGAAAAACTCGGAATACCATTGCTGGTCCACGGGGAGGTGACCCATGCGGATGTTGATATATTCGATCGTGAAGCGCGTTTTATCGACACCGTAATGGAACCGCTACGCCAGCGTCTGACCGCGCTTAAAGTGGTCTTTGAGCACATCACGACCAAAGATGCCGCGCAGTATGTACGTGACGGCAACGACTACCTGGCGGCTACCATTACGCCTCAACATTTAATGTTTAACCGTAATGATATGCTGGTCGGCGGCATTCGTCCTCACCTGTACTGTCTGCCGATTCTGAAACGCAATATTCACCAGCAGGCGTTACGCGAACTGGTTGCCAGTGGTTTTACGCGCGCCTTCCTGGGGACGGATTCAGCGCCGCATTCACGTCATCGTAAAGAGACCAGTTGCGGCTGCGCCGGTTGTTTCAACGCCCCCTCCGCCCTTGGCAGTTATGCCGCCGTGTTTGAGGAAATGAACGCGCTGGCGCACTTTGAAGCGTTCTGTTCACTGAATGGCCCGCAATTCTATGGCCTGCCGATGAATACGGGGTGGGTGGAACTGGTTCGCGATGAACAACAGATACCGGGAAATATCGCGCTGGCTGATGATTCTCTGGTGCCTTTTTTAGCGGGTGAAACAGTACGCTGGTCAGTAAAAAAATAA
- the dinI gene encoding DNA damage-inducible protein I (inhibits UmuD processing; similar to E. coli damage-inducible protein I (AAC74145.1); Blastp hit to AAC74145.1 (81 aa), 85% identity in aa 1 - 81) yields the protein MRIEVTIAKTSPLPAGAIDALAGELSRRISHHFPENLGNVTVRYATANNLSVIGASKEDKERISEILQETWESADDWFINE from the coding sequence ATGCGTATTGAAGTCACTATAGCCAAAACGTCACCTCTGCCTGCCGGTGCGATTGATGCGCTGGCGGGCGAACTCTCCCGCCGTATTAGCCATCATTTTCCGGAGAATTTGGGTAACGTCACCGTGCGTTACGCTACCGCCAACAACTTGTCCGTCATTGGCGCATCAAAAGAGGACAAAGAACGCATTAGCGAGATTCTCCAGGAGACCTGGGAGAGCGCTGATGACTGGTTCATCAATGAATAA
- the htrB gene encoding lauroyl/myristoyl acyltransferase involved in lipid A biosynthesis (similar to E. coli heat shock protein (AAC74138.1); Blastp hit to AAC74138.1 (306 aa), 83% identity in aa 1 - 306) → MTKLPKFSVALLHPRYWLTWLGIGALWLVVQLPYPVIYKLGCALGHLARRVMKRRAKIAYRNLELCFPEMSAQERHTMVVKNFESVGMGVMETGMAWFWPDRRVNRWMEASGLEHIREVKAQGLGFILVGIHFLTLEFGARMFGMHNPGIGVYRPNDNPLLDWLQTWGRLRSNKSMLDRKDLKGMVKALKSGELIWYAPDHDYGPRASVFVPLFAVDQAATTSGTWMLARMSKACIIPFVPRRKPDGKGYELIILPAEYSPPLESAEATAAWMNKIVEQCIMMAPEQYMWLHRRFKTRPEGVPSRY, encoded by the coding sequence ATGACGAAGTTGCCTAAGTTCTCCGTGGCCTTACTGCACCCGCGCTATTGGTTAACCTGGTTGGGTATAGGCGCGCTTTGGTTGGTCGTGCAACTCCCCTACCCGGTCATCTATAAATTGGGTTGCGCATTGGGCCACCTGGCGCGACGCGTAATGAAACGCCGCGCAAAAATCGCCTATCGCAACCTTGAATTATGCTTTCCGGAAATGAGCGCGCAGGAACGCCACACCATGGTGGTCAAAAACTTTGAATCCGTCGGTATGGGCGTGATGGAAACCGGCATGGCCTGGTTCTGGCCCGATCGGCGAGTGAACCGCTGGATGGAAGCGAGCGGTCTGGAGCATATCCGTGAAGTTAAGGCGCAGGGACTGGGGTTCATTCTGGTAGGAATACATTTCCTTACCCTTGAGTTTGGCGCCCGCATGTTTGGTATGCATAACCCGGGTATCGGAGTTTATCGCCCGAATGATAATCCGTTGCTCGACTGGTTACAGACCTGGGGACGCTTACGCTCCAATAAATCAATGTTGGATCGCAAAGATCTGAAAGGCATGGTTAAGGCATTGAAAAGCGGCGAATTGATCTGGTATGCGCCGGATCACGATTATGGCCCGCGCGCCAGCGTTTTTGTACCATTATTCGCTGTCGACCAGGCTGCCACGACCTCCGGTACCTGGATGCTCGCGCGCATGTCTAAAGCCTGTATTATCCCCTTCGTGCCTCGCCGTAAACCCGATGGGAAAGGCTACGAACTGATCATTCTTCCTGCGGAATATTCGCCTCCGCTGGAGAGCGCAGAAGCGACTGCCGCATGGATGAATAAGATTGTTGAGCAGTGCATTATGATGGCGCCAGAGCAGTATATGTGGCTGCATCGCCGCTTTAAAACTCGCCCTGAAGGCGTACCGTCGCGCTATTGA